A single region of the Candidatus Paceibacterota bacterium genome encodes:
- a CDS encoding family 10 glycosylhydrolase, with protein sequence MPGWLHFDQFAGLTFPGEGVGWSDISSLEVVVNTHARRHHPRTVAGVVSLRRWISARGRRLAALLLFAVGASSLPAQEFRAAWVDIFHAGMSSRSEVDTLVSTLASGNYNAVIVQVLGYMDMNGSASHGAHWQSNILPWSPRVKADFDPLAYLCTQAHAAGIEVHAWIGGSGGAMYRVSLPPPNGVFPPAGNATLAAHPEWFIAPRANSEEGTPLPVDGYYCLDMGSPDVQEYLVSIVRELVTNYPIDGINWDDEINGAGYTAGFGYPALSHARSGLARFRLNTGYVGTPSNTNTNWANYRRRFKNELMARVQAEIQSIKSNPRQPLRHTSAALAYSPVPGSCDFTTSTPYLYFCDWAGMLHNGWVDAVIPQTYSKSTFKSWADRITSCWISVRPVFMGISFSGLDIPTMTDEISYLRDKGLKGYATYSYFTAPANWWSYAAGNLNTNVVSTPPMPWRNPATATEGMMWGRVKDGATGQYVDDATVSITGGPTVRTDGNGYYVATLIPATAGGTPYVATATKKGAGSLTIANAVVLAGDVVRYDFTLVLPPPPPVSTWGDNTFGQCNTPATVTNAIAVAAGAWHTLALRADGIVVAWQDDSYGQCAVPDSLNSALAIAAGGYHSLAIRTDGQVLAWGANDYGQTNVPADLDNVLAIAAGTWHSVALRTDGTVVAWGDNSFGQTKQPAGLSDVVAIAAGGNHTLALRANGTVVAWGENTDAEGRLAGQSVVPLGLANVVAIAAGEYHSLAVKADGTVTSWGDNSRGQCDVPAGLADVVAVAGGAAHSLALTTNGTVVAWGANWSGQAAVSSGLPPAANIAAGAYHTVVLMQGYLPVPLLLNPARDGTRFSTLVQTLVRKSYALQYKESLTATTWTDVCTRPGNGGLQILTDPAATGTQRYYRMRQW encoded by the coding sequence ATGCCCGGATGGCTCCACTTTGACCAGTTTGCCGGATTGACCTTCCCCGGCGAAGGCGTAGGATGGTCCGATATTTCATCTCTTGAAGTCGTCGTGAATACACATGCTCGCCGCCATCACCCACGAACCGTCGCCGGGGTGGTATCGCTCCGGCGCTGGATTTCCGCGCGGGGGAGGCGGCTGGCCGCCTTGCTTCTGTTCGCCGTAGGAGCGAGTTCGCTGCCCGCCCAGGAGTTCCGCGCGGCGTGGGTGGATATCTTTCATGCCGGCATGAGCAGCCGGAGCGAAGTGGACACCCTGGTTTCGACCCTTGCCAGCGGCAACTACAACGCGGTCATCGTCCAGGTGCTTGGTTACATGGATATGAACGGCAGCGCCTCGCATGGGGCCCATTGGCAATCGAACATTCTGCCCTGGTCTCCGCGCGTCAAGGCCGACTTCGATCCCCTGGCATACCTGTGCACGCAGGCGCATGCCGCCGGCATAGAAGTCCACGCCTGGATTGGCGGCAGCGGCGGCGCCATGTATCGCGTCTCGCTTCCCCCGCCTAACGGAGTTTTCCCGCCCGCCGGCAACGCTACGCTGGCCGCTCATCCCGAATGGTTCATAGCACCCCGGGCCAACAGCGAGGAAGGCACTCCTCTGCCCGTTGACGGCTACTACTGTCTCGACATGGGATCTCCCGATGTGCAGGAATACCTTGTCAGCATTGTGAGGGAATTGGTGACGAACTACCCGATTGATGGCATCAACTGGGACGACGAAATCAACGGCGCGGGCTACACTGCGGGTTTCGGCTATCCTGCTCTCAGTCACGCCCGTTCCGGCCTGGCCCGTTTCCGCCTCAACACCGGCTACGTCGGCACCCCCAGTAATACGAATACCAACTGGGCCAACTATCGCCGCCGCTTCAAGAACGAGCTCATGGCCCGCGTTCAGGCCGAGATCCAATCCATCAAGAGCAACCCGCGCCAGCCGCTGCGCCACACCAGCGCCGCGCTCGCTTACAGCCCTGTCCCGGGCTCGTGCGACTTCACCACCTCCACCCCCTATCTTTACTTCTGCGATTGGGCCGGGATGCTGCACAACGGCTGGGTGGATGCGGTCATCCCGCAGACCTATAGCAAGAGCACGTTCAAATCATGGGCGGACCGTATCACCTCCTGTTGGATATCCGTCCGGCCGGTGTTCATGGGCATCAGCTTCAGCGGTCTGGACATTCCGACCATGACCGACGAGATCAGCTATCTGCGTGACAAAGGGCTCAAGGGGTACGCGACTTACTCCTACTTTACCGCCCCGGCCAATTGGTGGTCGTATGCCGCCGGAAACCTCAATACGAACGTGGTCAGTACCCCTCCCATGCCGTGGCGCAATCCTGCCACTGCTACCGAAGGCATGATGTGGGGCCGCGTCAAAGACGGCGCCACCGGGCAATACGTGGACGACGCCACTGTGAGCATCACCGGCGGGCCGACCGTTCGGACCGATGGCAACGGTTACTACGTGGCCACACTCATTCCCGCCACAGCCGGCGGCACCCCTTATGTGGCGACTGCCACCAAGAAGGGCGCCGGCTCGTTGACCATAGCAAACGCCGTCGTCCTGGCCGGCGATGTCGTCCGCTATGACTTTACGCTGGTCCTGCCGCCGCCGCCGCCCGTGTCCACCTGGGGCGACAACACCTTCGGCCAATGCAACACTCCGGCAACGGTCACCAATGCGATCGCCGTGGCTGCGGGCGCCTGGCACACGCTGGCCCTGCGGGCCGATGGCATCGTCGTCGCCTGGCAGGATGATTCCTACGGACAATGCGCCGTGCCGGACTCGCTCAACAGCGCCCTGGCTATTGCCGCTGGCGGTTATCATAGCCTGGCCATCCGTACCGATGGCCAAGTCCTCGCCTGGGGTGCCAACGACTACGGCCAGACCAATGTGCCGGCGGATTTGGACAACGTGCTGGCCATTGCCGCCGGCACCTGGCACAGCGTCGCGCTGCGAACCGACGGCACGGTGGTGGCCTGGGGCGACAATAGCTTCGGGCAAACCAAGCAACCCGCCGGGCTCAGCGATGTGGTCGCTATTGCCGCGGGCGGCAACCACACGCTGGCGTTGCGGGCCAATGGCACGGTGGTCGCCTGGGGCGAAAACACTGATGCGGAAGGCAGGTTGGCGGGGCAGTCCGTGGTGCCGCTGGGCCTGGCCAACGTGGTGGCCATTGCGGCCGGCGAATATCACAGTCTGGCGGTGAAAGCCGATGGCACGGTGACTTCTTGGGGCGACAATTCACGAGGACAATGTGATGTCCCGGCCGGACTGGCTGACGTGGTGGCAGTGGCCGGTGGCGCGGCGCACAGCTTGGCCCTTACCACCAACGGCACCGTGGTGGCCTGGGGAGCAAACTGGAGCGGTCAGGCCGCCGTCTCGTCCGGGCTGCCGCCTGCGGCCAACATCGCCGCCGGCGCCTACCATACGGTGGTGCTGATGCAAGGCTACCTGCCGGTGCCGCTGCTCCTGAATCCCGCCCGGGATGGCACCCGCTTCAGCACACTGGTGCAGACATTGGTGCGCAAGAGCTACGCTCTCCAGTACAAGGAATCCCTCACCGCGACGACCTGGACCGATGTCTGCACCCGGCCCGGGAACGGCGGCCTCCAAATCCTCACCGATCCGGCTGCCACCGGGACACAGCGGTACTACCGGATGCGGCAGTGGTAA
- a CDS encoding family 10 glycosylhydrolase: MNELEHRHQAPTPARRPSFLSLTAGRAASLAIVILICFATLATAAEWRAFWVDAWGAGFLKQSEVDTLLGVPGTSTAGRIRDANCNAVFVQVRRNCDACYPSSMGEPYMGGLTPSNFNALQAIINAAHDTTGGKKRIEVHCWMVTFRTSGGTVYKRHIDSPTGSLTNLDNYWPSLDDAGAEVGDRAFDPGHPLVLQYTVGVAMDLVNNFDIDGIHYDYVRFTASDQGYNPTSIARYNARYGLTGQPSPSNEQFKQWRRDQVSAVVRQVYARIQKTKPWVKQSGSFVTWNPSPVDSTREAFMDTRPYYDVYCDWDSWVEEGIVDMAVPMTYYRQHELPNDYLRWINFEKDRTGNRHMIIGPGIYMNYLTNAILHLQMTRTASPAGNYAHGFSGYSYRSPYLVSPKPLTYGDWAIFAPPLVADVTPSWDDIPSMPWKTSPVAGHLMGTVYLGNSGAWADGATVSVTGPTNRTMFVDGTGFYAFIDLPPGRYAVTASKTNYPSGSGTVDVAVGQVTGNMYELDFDLGGTFPPAITGQPQSVTIAPGKAISFAVAATGSRPLSYQWRLGGTALPGATTSVLNIPFVRATDVGAYSVLVTNALGEALSTDAILTIMPVAAWGDDTFGQCNTPATTTNAVAVAAGAWHTLALRADGRVVGWEDEAYGQCAVPSSLRDAVAIAAGGYHSLALRSDGTVVAWGANDYGQTNVPAKLSDVIAIAAGTWHSVALRADGTVVMWGDNGFGQTNQPAGLNGVTAVAAGGNHTLALRTNGTVVAWGENTDAEGRIAGQSVVPSGLANVRAVAAGEYHSLAVKTDGTVEVWGDNSQGQCDKPQGLANVVAVTGGGAHSVALHADGALTPWGANWNSQCEVPSGLSAVAAVAAGTSHTVVLLEGAMPVPRLLNPAWNGSRFSASVQTLARMNYALEYKDSPTAATWTCVCTNSGNGALRILTDPSASGASRFYRMRQW; the protein is encoded by the coding sequence ATGAACGAACTTGAACATCGTCACCAAGCACCAACCCCTGCCCGAAGGCCGTCGTTCCTGAGTCTGACCGCCGGCAGGGCCGCCAGCCTCGCCATCGTGATCCTCATCTGTTTCGCCACCCTGGCCACTGCCGCCGAATGGCGAGCGTTCTGGGTTGACGCGTGGGGGGCTGGCTTCCTGAAGCAAAGCGAGGTTGACACCTTGCTGGGCGTTCCCGGCACGAGCACGGCTGGCCGGATCCGCGACGCTAACTGCAACGCGGTCTTCGTGCAGGTGCGCCGTAACTGCGACGCCTGTTATCCCTCCAGCATGGGCGAGCCGTACATGGGCGGCCTTACGCCTTCTAATTTCAACGCCCTCCAAGCCATCATCAACGCCGCCCATGACACCACCGGCGGCAAGAAGCGCATCGAGGTCCACTGTTGGATGGTCACATTCCGCACGAGCGGCGGCACGGTTTACAAGCGGCACATTGACTCTCCCACCGGCAGCCTGACTAACCTCGACAACTATTGGCCGAGCCTGGACGATGCCGGCGCCGAGGTCGGCGACCGGGCCTTCGACCCCGGCCATCCGCTCGTTCTCCAATACACCGTGGGAGTGGCCATGGACTTGGTGAACAACTTCGACATTGATGGGATTCACTACGATTACGTCCGCTTCACCGCCAGCGACCAGGGCTACAACCCCACCAGCATCGCCCGCTACAATGCCCGTTACGGCCTGACCGGCCAACCCTCGCCGTCCAACGAGCAGTTCAAGCAGTGGCGGCGCGACCAGGTCAGCGCCGTGGTGCGGCAGGTTTACGCGCGCATTCAGAAGACCAAGCCGTGGGTGAAGCAATCCGGCTCGTTCGTCACGTGGAATCCCTCCCCGGTTGACTCCACTCGCGAGGCCTTCATGGACACGCGCCCATACTATGACGTGTATTGCGACTGGGATAGCTGGGTTGAGGAGGGGATTGTGGACATGGCCGTGCCGATGACCTATTACCGCCAGCATGAGCTGCCCAACGATTACCTTCGCTGGATCAACTTCGAGAAGGACCGCACAGGCAACCGCCACATGATCATCGGGCCGGGCATTTACATGAACTACTTGACTAATGCCATCCTCCATCTCCAGATGACGCGCACCGCGTCACCCGCCGGCAACTACGCCCATGGATTCAGCGGTTACTCCTATCGCAGCCCGTATTTGGTCTCTCCGAAGCCGCTGACCTATGGTGACTGGGCGATTTTTGCCCCGCCCCTGGTCGCGGATGTCACGCCGAGCTGGGACGACATCCCCTCCATGCCCTGGAAGACCTCTCCTGTCGCCGGCCACTTGATGGGCACAGTCTACCTCGGCAATTCGGGCGCCTGGGCCGACGGCGCCACCGTGAGCGTCACCGGTCCGACCAATCGCACCATGTTCGTGGACGGCACGGGCTTCTATGCTTTCATTGATTTGCCACCCGGCCGCTACGCCGTCACCGCCAGCAAGACCAACTACCCCAGCGGTTCCGGGACGGTTGACGTCGCCGTCGGGCAGGTCACCGGCAACATGTACGAGCTTGATTTCGATCTGGGCGGCACCTTCCCGCCCGCCATCACCGGCCAGCCTCAAAGCGTAACCATCGCCCCAGGCAAGGCGATTTCCTTCGCGGTTGCCGCTACTGGCTCCCGCCCGCTTTCCTACCAGTGGCGGCTTGGCGGGACAGCTTTGCCGGGCGCAACGACGAGCGTGCTGAACATCCCCTTCGTGCGCGCCACAGACGTGGGCGCTTACTCGGTGCTCGTGACGAATGCTCTGGGCGAAGCGCTCAGCACGGACGCGATTCTGACCATTATGCCGGTCGCGGCGTGGGGCGACGATACCTTCGGCCAATGCAACACTCCGGCGACGACCACCAACGCAGTCGCAGTAGCCGCGGGCGCCTGGCACACCCTGGCCTTGCGCGCCGACGGCAGAGTCGTCGGCTGGGAAGACGAAGCTTATGGACAATGCGCGGTGCCCTCCTCGCTCCGGGACGCTGTGGCAATCGCTGCCGGGGGATATCACAGCCTGGCTCTGCGAAGCGACGGCACAGTGGTTGCCTGGGGCGCCAATGATTACGGTCAGACTAATGTGCCGGCGAAATTGAGCGATGTGATAGCCATTGCGGCTGGAACGTGGCACAGCGTGGCGCTGCGTGCCGATGGCACCGTGGTGATGTGGGGCGACAACGGTTTCGGACAAACCAATCAGCCCGCCGGTCTCAACGGCGTGACTGCGGTGGCGGCGGGTGGCAATCACACGCTGGCGTTGCGGACCAATGGCACCGTCGTGGCCTGGGGCGAAAACACGGATGCCGAAGGCAGAATCGCCGGTCAATCGGTGGTGCCGAGCGGGTTGGCCAACGTGCGGGCCGTCGCGGCCGGCGAATATCACAGCCTGGCAGTGAAGACCGACGGCACCGTGGAGGTGTGGGGTGACAATTCGCAAGGCCAATGCGACAAACCGCAAGGGTTGGCCAATGTGGTGGCTGTCACCGGCGGAGGCGCCCACTCTGTGGCGCTGCACGCCGATGGCGCCTTGACCCCTTGGGGTGCTAATTGGAATTCCCAGTGCGAGGTACCTTCCGGCTTGTCAGCGGTGGCGGCGGTCGCCGCTGGGACTTCTCATACCGTGGTTCTGTTGGAGGGTGCCATGCCCGTACCGCGGCTGCTGAATCCTGCCTGGAACGGCAGCCGTTTTAGTGCCTCCGTGCAAACATTGGCCCGGATGAATTATGCCTTGGAATACAAGGATTCGCCCACAGCTGCCACTTGGACCTGTGTTTGCACCAACTCGGGCAATGGCGCCCTGCGAATTCTGACTGACCCGTCAGCCTCCGGCGCGTCGCGATTCTACCGGATGCGGCAGTGGTGA
- the rnc gene encoding ribonuclease III, with translation MTTALKPPATGHEELQARLGYVFRDPALLQLALTHPSVAHEQGPAMQTNQRLEFLGDAVLQLVLTRELYEKFPAFGEGPLTKARAKLVNRRTLAERARALGLGTHLIVSRGEDLHGGRERPSALADTYEALLGAVLLDGGYEAAREFILRQFQASFGGLSAIPILENPKGELQELLQAVSPEAPQYEVASATGPDHDRIFECIVQHGGVELARGRGKSKKAAESEAALAALAALRAKKEGKS, from the coding sequence ATGACCACCGCCCTGAAGCCTCCCGCCACCGGACACGAAGAATTGCAGGCCCGGCTGGGCTATGTATTCCGCGACCCTGCTTTGCTGCAGCTCGCCCTGACTCATCCCTCGGTTGCTCATGAGCAGGGCCCCGCCATGCAAACCAACCAGCGGCTGGAATTTCTCGGGGACGCCGTCCTGCAGCTTGTACTCACCCGCGAGCTGTACGAGAAGTTCCCTGCTTTCGGCGAAGGCCCGCTGACCAAGGCACGCGCCAAGCTGGTCAATCGCCGCACCTTGGCTGAGCGCGCCCGAGCCCTTGGCCTAGGCACGCACCTGATTGTCAGCCGGGGCGAAGATCTGCATGGCGGCCGGGAACGGCCCTCCGCGCTGGCCGATACCTACGAAGCCCTGCTTGGCGCAGTGTTGCTCGATGGCGGCTACGAAGCCGCCCGTGAGTTCATCCTGCGCCAGTTTCAGGCGTCCTTCGGCGGACTCTCCGCGATTCCTATTCTGGAGAATCCCAAGGGCGAGTTGCAGGAATTGCTGCAAGCCGTTTCGCCCGAAGCTCCGCAGTATGAGGTCGCTTCCGCCACCGGTCCCGACCACGACCGGATTTTCGAGTGCATCGTGCAGCACGGCGGAGTGGAACTGGCGCGCGGCCGGGGCAAGAGCAAGAAAGCTGCTGAGAGTGAAGCCGCGCTGGCCGCACTGGCGGCTTTACGCGCGAAAAAGGAAGGCAAGTCGTGA
- a CDS encoding immunoglobulin domain-containing protein: MRLVLLPAAVLLALIVIAPRAGAQLRDGNIDPWNLGKGDWIYILSDAASQHGGVSGLMTYAKGKGMSYVVIKAGEGGSLYAPYGSVQFTSSTVTAAHNAGLKIFGYTRSYGTDIAGEKGVADYVFNLGADGFVIDAEIEWESVANNGAAAINLCSSIRASWPNKFLAHAPMPIISVHRSFPYKEFGYYCDAVMPQCYWVELGVTPAYMLTWMDDEWSSWQNSLTGIWRNSIKPLAPIAQGWNTTGTQITQFISALKSDSTPVTVGGYRGISYWRAALHTTDIWNAIGANSIGGAYTAAPAISAVGASGISDTGVTISWTTDQNSDSIVEYGTTTAYGSSVLGGFCGVNHSLTLSGLSASTTYHYRVKSKNASNLQRASGDFTFVTNPSGTVTDIIVDNRDAAVTVSGSWLTGTSSSDKYDTDYYYKTHLSTKGGYVNFVPTIVKAGNYQVYEWHPAGGNRATDAPHVIQYNGGTQTVNVNQAINGGQFNLLGTWNFAAGTAGYIRITDGFTGDLNVMADAIKLVYAPPVVAPAITAQPQNQVVTAGGAATFTVSATGTAPLSYQWRLNGTSISGATGSSFTRNNAQPGDAGSYSVVVSNAGGSVTSGNAVLTVNVPPTISLQPQGQTVNQGGSATFTVTASGTAPLSYQWQLNDANITGANSSAYTCANAQASDAGSYTVLVVNVGGSITSAVAVLTVNLPPSITAQPQDQTVNEGATATFTVGATGAPPLSYQWRLNGANLAGATGSSYARAGVQPADVGAYSVVVANMAGSVTSSNAMLAITMAPFITAQPEDLAVTQGSSATFTVAAVGTAPLSYQWRFNGTDLADATGASYTRGAAIPAHAGAYSVLIVNAVGSTISADAILTINVPPGIAAQPQDQAISVGGTATFSVTATGTAPLSYQWRKNGGAISGATASVYTLASVLSSDAGSYAVVVSNTAGSVTSANAVLTVNVPPDIAAQPQNQAVSVGETAAFSVVATGTAPLSYQWRKNGVAISGATASSYTRSNVQSGDVGLYSVVVSNPIGSVTSLEAALTLTGAVAFQDNFETCDLNGWNAAVSPATGLDNSSVQNHTPGGGCSALVNHSLDKMYHNFGVEVAGRMRATCWIYDGAQTRAFAEVRAHTGAGYTDGSGLQQLLAVGKYNNVTLSGETWDSTKYQGRVSYGSSVGWFNLNAAGAPSRSTGWHKFTVERLADGTTLNFYVDDILSRTMTGATDGALDSMLIGSAALGTTTGDAWIDDVLVEYLDAPIIVTQPVGQTVTAGGSATFSVSAGNTVLSYQWRLNGENIAAATTSSWTVNNAQGADAGSYTVEVANGVGPTVSASAVLLVAPVITMQPVSQTNPAGSTVMFTVGAVGQAPLGYRWQKDGVDLSDGGVVSGAQTEMLTLAGIGGLDAGSYSVVVTNTAGTATSADAILIVTQLLPPRIDSISLTPGGQIELQVSGVLGRCAVEATTNLADWVELTNINTTTYSFQYLDPEPSLSQRFYRVRRW; this comes from the coding sequence ATGCGTCTTGTTCTATTGCCAGCGGCTGTGCTGCTGGCGCTGATTGTCATCGCTCCGCGCGCCGGGGCTCAGCTCCGCGATGGCAACATCGACCCCTGGAATCTCGGCAAGGGGGATTGGATCTACATTCTGAGCGACGCGGCGTCGCAGCATGGCGGTGTGTCCGGCTTGATGACCTATGCGAAAGGCAAGGGCATGTCCTATGTCGTCATAAAGGCAGGCGAGGGCGGCAGTTTGTATGCTCCCTATGGGAGCGTCCAGTTCACCAGCTCGACCGTCACTGCCGCCCACAATGCCGGGCTTAAGATATTCGGCTATACCCGTTCCTACGGCACCGACATTGCGGGGGAAAAGGGGGTGGCGGATTACGTGTTCAATTTGGGGGCGGATGGATTTGTGATTGACGCAGAGATCGAGTGGGAGAGTGTGGCCAACAATGGCGCGGCGGCCATAAACCTCTGCTCAAGCATTCGCGCCAGCTGGCCCAACAAGTTCCTGGCCCACGCGCCCATGCCGATTATAAGCGTCCACCGGTCGTTTCCTTATAAGGAGTTCGGCTATTACTGCGACGCCGTCATGCCCCAGTGCTACTGGGTCGAGCTGGGAGTGACGCCTGCCTACATGCTCACCTGGATGGATGACGAATGGAGCAGTTGGCAGAACTCCCTTACCGGCATCTGGCGCAATTCCATCAAGCCGCTCGCGCCGATTGCGCAAGGCTGGAACACCACCGGCACCCAGATCACGCAGTTCATCAGCGCCCTAAAGAGCGATTCCACCCCTGTGACGGTTGGGGGTTACCGGGGTATCAGCTACTGGCGTGCCGCGCTGCACACCACCGACATTTGGAATGCCATTGGTGCCAACAGCATTGGGGGCGCCTACACCGCCGCCCCGGCCATCTCCGCCGTGGGCGCATCAGGCATTTCCGACACGGGGGTGACGATTTCCTGGACCACGGACCAGAACTCGGACAGCATTGTGGAATACGGGACCACCACTGCGTATGGCAGCTCGGTTTTGGGCGGCTTTTGCGGGGTTAACCACAGCCTGACGCTTAGCGGGCTTAGTGCCTCGACCACCTACCATTACCGGGTGAAATCCAAGAACGCGTCCAACCTGCAGCGTGCGTCCGGTGATTTCACCTTCGTGACCAATCCTTCCGGCACGGTCACTGACATCATCGTGGATAATCGCGATGCCGCCGTTACCGTGAGCGGCTCGTGGCTCACCGGCACTTCCTCGAGCGACAAGTACGACACTGATTATTATTACAAGACCCACCTCAGCACCAAGGGCGGTTATGTCAATTTCGTCCCGACAATTGTCAAGGCGGGCAATTACCAGGTGTACGAGTGGCACCCCGCGGGTGGCAACCGCGCCACAGATGCCCCCCACGTCATACAGTACAATGGCGGCACGCAAACCGTGAATGTCAACCAGGCGATCAACGGCGGGCAGTTCAATCTGCTGGGCACCTGGAACTTCGCCGCCGGCACGGCTGGCTACATTCGAATCACCGATGGGTTCACGGGCGATTTGAATGTCATGGCCGACGCCATCAAGCTGGTTTATGCGCCGCCCGTCGTCGCGCCGGCAATTACGGCGCAGCCGCAGAACCAGGTGGTGACTGCCGGTGGCGCCGCCACGTTCACGGTCAGCGCCACGGGCACCGCGCCGCTCAGCTACCAGTGGCGCCTCAACGGAACGAGCATTAGCGGCGCAACGGGCAGCAGTTTCACCCGCAACAACGCCCAACCGGGCGACGCGGGCAGCTACTCGGTTGTGGTGTCCAATGCCGGCGGGTCGGTCACCAGCGGGAACGCGGTGTTGACGGTGAACGTGCCGCCGACGATCAGCCTTCAGCCCCAGGGCCAGACGGTGAACCAAGGTGGCAGCGCCACGTTCACCGTCACCGCCAGCGGGACGGCGCCGCTGAGTTACCAGTGGCAGTTGAACGACGCCAATATCACCGGGGCCAACAGCAGCGCTTACACATGTGCCAACGCGCAAGCCAGCGACGCCGGAAGCTATACGGTGCTGGTGGTGAACGTGGGTGGCAGCATCACCAGCGCGGTGGCGGTGCTCACGGTCAACCTGCCCCCCTCGATTACCGCGCAGCCCCAGGACCAGACCGTTAACGAGGGTGCCACCGCGACGTTCACCGTCGGCGCGACGGGCGCGCCACCGCTGAGTTATCAATGGCGCCTCAATGGCGCCAACCTGGCGGGAGCCACCGGCAGCAGCTATGCTCGCGCCGGGGTGCAGCCGGCGGATGTCGGCGCCTACTCTGTGGTCGTGGCGAACATGGCGGGGAGTGTGACCAGCTCCAATGCCATGCTCGCCATCACCATGGCGCCCTTCATCACCGCCCAACCCGAGGATTTGGCTGTGACTCAGGGCAGCAGCGCCACCTTTACGGTCGCCGCTGTCGGCACTGCGCCGCTCAGTTACCAATGGCGGTTCAACGGCACCGACCTGGCCGACGCGACGGGCGCCAGCTATACCCGCGGCGCGGCGATACCGGCTCATGCCGGAGCATACTCCGTGCTCATTGTGAATGCAGTCGGCAGCACGATCAGTGCAGACGCCATACTGACGATCAACGTGCCGCCTGGCATCGCCGCGCAACCGCAGGACCAGGCCATCTCTGTCGGCGGGACGGCGACGTTCTCGGTGACGGCGACGGGCACCGCGCCGCTGAGCTACCAGTGGCGCAAGAACGGGGGTGCGATTTCGGGCGCCACCGCCAGCGTTTACACGTTGGCCAGTGTCCTGTCTTCCGATGCCGGCAGCTACGCGGTGGTGGTGAGCAACACTGCGGGATCGGTCACCAGCGCAAATGCGGTTTTGACAGTGAACGTGCCGCCTGACATTGCCGCGCAGCCCCAGAACCAGGCCGTCTCCGTCGGCGAGACGGCGGCGTTCTCAGTGGTGGCGACGGGCACCGCGCCGTTGAGCTATCAGTGGCGCAAGAATGGGGTTGCGATTTCGGGCGCCACCGCCAGCAGCTATACCCGGAGCAACGTCCAGTCAGGAGATGTGGGGCTTTATTCGGTGGTGGTGAGCAATCCCATCGGAAGTGTGACCAGCCTGGAGGCGGCTCTGACGCTGACGGGGGCGGTTGCCTTCCAGGACAACTTTGAGACGTGCGACCTGAACGGGTGGAACGCGGCGGTCAGTCCGGCGACGGGGCTGGATAATTCGAGTGTGCAAAACCACACGCCTGGCGGGGGCTGCAGCGCGCTGGTGAATCATTCGCTGGACAAGATGTATCATAACTTCGGGGTGGAGGTGGCGGGGCGGATGCGGGCGACGTGTTGGATTTACGACGGGGCGCAGACGCGGGCCTTTGCCGAGGTGCGCGCCCACACGGGGGCGGGCTACACGGACGGCAGCGGGCTGCAGCAGCTTTTGGCCGTGGGCAAGTACAACAACGTGACCCTGTCCGGCGAGACCTGGGACTCGACCAAGTATCAGGGCCGGGTGTCTTACGGTTCGAGTGTTGGCTGGTTTAACCTGAACGCGGCGGGGGCGCCGAGTCGTTCCACGGGTTGGCACAAGTTTACGGTTGAGCGTCTGGCGGACGGGACGACGCTCAACTTCTACGTGGACGACATACTGAGCCGGACGATGACGGGGGCGACGGATGGGGCGTTGGATTCGATGCTGATTGGGTCGGCGGCGCTTGGCACCACAACCGGCGACGCGTGGATTGACGACGTGCTGGTAGAGTATTTGGATGCGCCGATCATCGTGACGCAGCCGGTTGGGCAGACGGTGACGGCGGGCGGCAGCGCGACGTTCAGTGTGAGTGCGGGCAACACGGTATTGAGCTACCAGTGGCGGTTGAACGGGGAGAACATCGCGGCGGCGACCACCTCTTCGTGGACAGTGAACAACGCGCAAGGTGCAGATGCGGGCAGCTATACGGTGGAGGTGGCCAACGGGGTAGGGCCGACGGTGAGCGCCAGCGCGGTATTGCTGGTGGCACCGGTCATTACGATGCAGCCGGTGAGTCAGACCAACCCGGCGGGCAGCACGGTGATGTTCACGGTGGGGGCTGTGGGCCAGGCGCCGCTCGGTTACCGGTGGCAGAAGGACGGGGTAGATTTGAGCGATGGGGGCGTTGTTTCCGGGGCGCAGACCGAGATGCTGACGCTTGCGGGCATAGGAGGGCTGGACGCTGGCAGCTACTCGGTCGTGGTGACCAACACTGCCGGGACGGCGACCAGCGCGGACGCCATCCTCATCGTCACTCAACTGCTCCCGCCCCGGATTGACTCGATCAGTCTGACACCCGGCGGCCAAATTGAGTTGCAGGTCAGTGGCGTTCTCGGCCGTTGTGCCGTCGAGGCGACGACCAACCTCGCGGACTGGGTGGAGCTGACGAACATCAACACCACCACCTACTCTTTCCAATACCTCGATCCGGAGCCCAGCCTGTCCCAGCGCTTTTACCGTGTGAGACGGTGGTAG